A window of Bos taurus isolate L1 Dominette 01449 registration number 42190680 breed Hereford chromosome 19, ARS-UCD2.0, whole genome shotgun sequence contains these coding sequences:
- the ENPP7 gene encoding ectonucleotide pyrophosphatase/phosphodiesterase family member 7: MRPRARPRVRTQQPGATSEAPAQSQFKDAQDKSCSVTLGLCSAHQQKTSLGTCISGEPIMGAPAVFLAVALATLLAPASGAPVRQQASRNKLLLVSFDGFRWNYDQDVDTPNLDAMALDGVKARYMTPAFITLTSPCHFTLVTGKYVENHGVVHNMFYNTSSKVKWPYHTTLGIQKWWDNGSLPIWITAQRQGLKTGSFFYPGGNVTYQGEAVTLSRKEGILHNFKDEAEWRANIDTVMTWFTDEGLDLVTLYFGEPDSTGHRYGPESQERKEIVMQVDRTVGYLRDSIRKSGLESSLNLLILSDHGMTTVNKTASDLVEFHKFSNFSFKDIEFELLDYGPNGMLLPKEGMLEKVYEALKDAHPRLHVYKKEFFPKSFHYANHSRITPLLMYSDPGYVIHGRVNVQFNNGEHGFDNEVMDMKTIFRAVGPSFKKGLEVEPFESVHVYELMCKLLGIVPEANDGLLSTLLPILQETTTTPSGVPLGSCRGWGPAES; this comes from the exons ATGCGCCCAAGGGCCAGGCCCAGGGTGCGGACACAGCAGCCAGGGGCCACCTCTGAGGCTCCCGCACAGTCTCAGTTCAAAGACGCACAGGATAAGAGCTGTTCAGTGACCCTGGGACTTTGCTCTGCTCATCAGCAGAAAACTTCCCTCGGCACTTGCATCTCTGGCGAACCCATCATGGGAGCCCCAGCTGTCTTCCTTGCCGTGGCCCTGGCCACCCTCCTGGCTCCAGCATCAGGGGCTCCTGTCCGCCAGCAGGCCTCCCGGAACAAGCTGCTCCTGGTATCCTTCGATGGTTTCCGCTGGAACTATGACCAGGACGTGGACACCCCCAACCTGGATGCCATGGCACTGGACGGGGTGAAAGCTCGCTACATGACCCCTGCCTTCATCACCTTGACCAGCCCCTGCCACTTCACTCTGGTCACTG GCAAATACGTCGAGAACCACGGGGTGGTTCACAACATGTTCTACAACACAAGCAGCAAGGTGAAGTGGCCCTACCACACCACACTGGGCATCCAGAAATGGTGGGACAACGGCAGCTTGCCCATCTGGATCACCGCCCAGAGGCAG GGCCTGAAGACCGGTTCCTTCTTCTACCCCGGTGGGAATGTCACCTACCAAGGCGAGGCCGTGACGCTGAGCCGGAAGGAAGGCATCCTTCACAACTTCAAGGACGAGGCGGAGTGGAGGGCCAACATCGACACGGTGATGACATGGTTCACGGACGAGGGCCTGGACCTGGTCACCCTCTACTTCGGAGAACCGGACTCCACAGGCCACAGGTACGGCCCCGAGTcccaggagaggaaggagatAGTGATGCAGGTGGACAGGACCGTGGGCTACCTCCGGGACAGCATCAGGAAGAGTGGCCTGGAGAGCAGCCTCAACCTGCTCATTCTGTCTGACCACGGCATGACCACTGTCAACAAGACGGCCAGCGACCTGGTGGAGTTCCACAAGTTCTCCAACTTCAGCTTCAAGGACATTGAGTTCGAGCTCCTAGACTACGGACCAAACGGGATGCTGCTCCCCAAGGAaggaatgctggagaaggtgtacGAGGCCCTCAAGGACGCCCACCCCAGACTCCACGTCTACAAGAAGGAGTTCTTCCCCAAATCCTTCCACTACGCCAATCACTCGCGGATCACCCCTCTGCTTATGTACAGCGACCCAGGTTATGTCATCCACGGG AGAGTGAACGTGCAGTTCAACAACGGGGAGCATGGCTTCGACAATGAGGTCATGGACATGAAGACCATCTTCCGGGCTGTGGGCCCCAGCTTTAAGAAGGGCCTGGAGGTGGAGCCTTTCGAGAGCGTCCACGTGTATGAGCTCATGTGCAAACTGCTGGGCATTGTACCAGAGGCCAACGATGGGCTCCTCAGCACCCTACTGCCTATTCTCCAGGAGACCACCACGACCCCCTCAGGTGTGCCTCTAGGCAGCTGCAGGGGATGGGGGCCTGCAGAGTCATAA